TGCCATGAACCGCGGAGAATTCGACAACCTGCACTATGCCGGCAAACCGATCCCCGGCCTGGATGACCCGGACCCGGATTGGTGGATCAAACGTCTGATCAAACGGGAGAACATCTCCGGCCTTGGCCCGCCGGCACTGCTGCTGCGGGTGGAGGACGAGGATTTCGACGCGCGGCTGGACAGGCTGCCCTCCGAGTCCCAGGTGCGCGACGCCGTCGCCGACTTCAACTCGCGGGTCATCGAGGCGCGGCGGCAGCTGCTGGGCGGACCCCCTGTGGTTACGAAGCTCCGCGACGCCGACGCCGAGGTGCGCGCCTGGCGCGAACGCCGCGGCCTGCCACCGGAGCCGCCGGTGTCCGGCACCGCTCCGGCGCCGGACGCCGAACCGCCGGGTGACGCTCCCGGATCCGGCCTGCGCGGCCTGCTGCACCGTTTACGCAGGCTGTTTGCTGCCCTACCGGGCCGCCAGCCGACCGCCGCGCCGGCTGAACTTCCGGACGCTGAGCGTCACCACAACCAGCAGTGAGGCCGATGCTCCGGCAAAGATGAAACCGGCCCACGGGCCAATAAGGTCAATGGCCGCACCGGCCAGCGGGGCACCGAGTGCCGTGCCGGAGGTCAGGGCCGAACCGTACCAGCCCATCGC
This genomic interval from Arthrobacter citreus contains the following:
- a CDS encoding DUF1992 domain-containing protein, with product MGSRGSEAYKKRLEQAARLKAAGTPEIAGYKLPEGLGGAEEDELEAKRRKISAADKANYLIRDAMNRGEFDNLHYAGKPIPGLDDPDPDWWIKRLIKRENISGLGPPALLLRVEDEDFDARLDRLPSESQVRDAVADFNSRVIEARRQLLGGPPVVTKLRDADAEVRAWRERRGLPPEPPVSGTAPAPDAEPPGDAPGSGLRGLLHRLRRLFAALPGRQPTAAPAELPDAERHHNQQ